GTGCGCACATCGTCCACCCGGGCTTCCAGCACGGGCCAGTGGCGGGTGGGGATGCGCTCCTGGTGCAGACGCTCCAGGAGGGGGGGAGGGGAAAGATCGGGCAGCAGGGCCCGGGCCGTGGCGCAGCCCAGCAGGGCGACGGCGCAGGCCAGCAGCAGGCGGGAGAAGCGCCACAACCGGCTGTCCGCCACCAGGACGCAAAGACCCGCGCAAAGCGCGGGTCCCGGCCAGCGTGCCGCCAGCAGGCCCAGCAGCCAGCATGACAGCCAGCTTTGCCAGAGAAGGCCCGGGGCCAGCGGCGGGCGCCACATGATGTCAGGCCAGATCGCGGGCGGCGTCGCGTTCTTCGGCCCTGCGTTTGAGGGTCTCGCGGTGGTCGAACAGCTTCTTGCCGCGGCCCAGGGCGATCTCCATCTTGACCTTGCCCTGCTTGAAGTACATGCGCACGGGCACCACGGTCAGGCCCTTCTGTTCCACGCGGGCCGCCATCTGGCGGATCTCGGCGGCGTGCAGCAGCAGACGGCGCGGCCGGTCGGGGTCCTGCGGCACATAGCCGGCGTTGTCGTACGGGGCGATATGCAGCGAAAGCACGAAGGCCTCGCCGTCACGGAAATCCACATAGCTGTCCAGAAAGTTGATCCTGCCGGCCCGGATGCTTTTGACTTCGGGACCGGTCAGGCTGATGCCCGCTTCCACGAAGTCGGAGAGTTCA
This is a stretch of genomic DNA from Desulfovibrio piger. It encodes these proteins:
- the smpB gene encoding SsrA-binding protein SmpB; protein product: MSKKPSPSTIAVNKKARHLYELSDFVEAGISLTGPEVKSIRAGRINFLDSYVDFRDGEAFVLSLHIAPYDNAGYVPQDPDRPRRLLLHAAEIRQMAARVEQKGLTVVPVRMYFKQGKVKMEIALGRGKKLFDHRETLKRRAEERDAARDLA